Proteins from a genomic interval of Desulfovibrio sp. TomC:
- the purN gene encoding phosphoribosylglycinamide formyltransferase, producing MTLPVAVLVSGSGSNLQAIIDRIEDGVLAARITAVVSNKADAYALTRAHTHGIPAVVLPHAAFPDRAAYDAALLAAVRDSGAEAVVLAGFMRLLGADFVAAYRDRILNIHPALLPAFPGLAAQGQAAGYGVTIAGATVHFVDEKMDNGPIVIQAAVPAFPDDDAQSLGGRIMSLEHRIYPQALHWLATGRLSLHGRKTRLAPASVAPADIQDVMPCLVSPALETGF from the coding sequence ATGACCCTGCCCGTCGCCGTCCTCGTCTCCGGTTCCGGCTCCAATCTGCAAGCCATTATCGACCGGATCGAGGACGGCGTCCTGGCGGCGCGCATCACGGCCGTCGTTTCCAACAAAGCCGACGCCTACGCCCTGACCCGCGCCCACACCCACGGTATTCCTGCCGTCGTGCTGCCCCACGCCGCCTTCCCCGACCGGGCCGCCTACGACGCCGCGTTGCTGGCCGCCGTGCGCGACTCCGGGGCCGAGGCCGTGGTCCTGGCCGGATTCATGCGCCTGCTCGGGGCCGATTTCGTGGCCGCCTACCGCGACCGCATCCTCAATATCCACCCAGCCCTGCTGCCCGCCTTCCCGGGCCTTGCCGCCCAGGGCCAGGCCGCCGGCTACGGCGTGACCATCGCCGGGGCCACGGTCCATTTCGTGGACGAGAAAATGGACAACGGCCCCATCGTCATCCAGGCCGCTGTGCCGGCCTTTCCCGACGACGACGCCCAGAGCCTCGGCGGGCGCATCATGAGCCTGGAACACCGCATTTACCCCCAGGCTCTCCACTGGCTGGCCACCGGCCGCCTCAGCCTCCACGGCCGCAAGACCCGCCTCGCCCCGGCCTCTGTCGCACCAGCCGACATACAGGATGTCATGCCGTGCCTGGTCAGCCCGGCCCTGGAGACAGGATTTTAG
- the cobA gene encoding uroporphyrinogen-III C-methyltransferase, with amino-acid sequence MSKVYLIGAGPGDPGLLTLRGKDLLSRADVVVYDYLANKAFLDFCRKDAQIYYVGKKGGDHTLPQDKINDLLVDMAKSGKMVARLKGGDPFVFGRGGEEAEELIAAGCDFEVVPGVTSAVAAPAYAGIPITHRSFTSSVSFITGHEDPTKNESSLNWEAFAQSGSTLVFFMGVKNLPHITENLIKAGMSGDTPAALVRWGTTCRHKSLVATVATMPEEAKKHGFAPPSLFVVGGVVGLHETLSWYEKRPLLGKGVVVTRSREQASDLTRLLAEEGACCFEFPAIEIAPLADVAPVRAAIAQLYENDWVIFTSANGVDCFFEQMDALELDARAFAGIQVAAIGPATAKKLAERGLRADFLPERFVAESVVEGLLARDVQGKKVLIPRAREARDVLPEKLAEAGCSVTVLPVYDTRPVDQDPAELIEAIKAGDIHYVTFTSSSTVKNFFAQIPAEVLKASQVKTACIGPITAATLAEYGFTPDVSAAAYTVPALAEAVIADARPSS; translated from the coding sequence ATGTCCAAAGTCTATCTCATCGGGGCCGGTCCCGGCGATCCGGGGCTCCTGACCCTGCGCGGCAAAGACCTTCTGTCGCGTGCCGACGTCGTGGTCTACGACTATCTGGCCAACAAGGCCTTCCTCGATTTCTGCCGCAAAGACGCACAAATATACTATGTCGGCAAAAAGGGCGGCGACCACACCCTGCCCCAGGACAAGATCAACGACCTGCTCGTGGACATGGCCAAGTCCGGCAAGATGGTGGCCCGCCTAAAGGGCGGCGATCCCTTTGTTTTTGGCCGGGGCGGCGAGGAAGCCGAAGAGCTCATTGCCGCGGGCTGCGATTTCGAGGTCGTGCCCGGCGTGACCTCGGCCGTGGCCGCGCCGGCCTATGCCGGCATCCCCATCACCCACCGCTCGTTTACCTCGTCGGTGTCGTTTATCACCGGCCATGAAGACCCGACCAAGAACGAAAGTTCGCTCAACTGGGAGGCCTTTGCCCAGTCCGGTTCCACCCTGGTCTTTTTCATGGGGGTCAAAAACCTCCCGCACATCACGGAAAATCTCATCAAGGCCGGCATGTCCGGCGACACTCCGGCGGCGCTGGTGCGCTGGGGCACCACCTGCCGCCACAAAAGCCTCGTGGCCACCGTGGCCACCATGCCCGAAGAGGCCAAAAAGCACGGCTTTGCTCCGCCGTCGCTTTTTGTGGTCGGCGGCGTGGTCGGGCTGCACGAGACGCTTTCCTGGTACGAAAAGCGTCCGCTTCTGGGCAAAGGCGTGGTCGTCACCCGCAGCCGCGAACAGGCCAGCGACCTGACCCGCCTGCTCGCCGAGGAAGGGGCCTGCTGCTTCGAGTTCCCGGCCATCGAAATCGCACCGCTTGCCGACGTCGCCCCGGTGCGCGCCGCCATCGCCCAGCTTTACGAAAACGACTGGGTTATTTTCACTTCGGCCAACGGCGTGGACTGCTTTTTTGAGCAGATGGATGCCCTTGAGCTTGACGCCCGGGCCTTTGCCGGCATCCAGGTGGCGGCCATCGGACCGGCCACGGCCAAGAAACTGGCCGAACGCGGCCTGCGGGCCGATTTCCTGCCCGAGCGCTTCGTGGCCGAATCCGTGGTCGAGGGGCTGCTGGCCCGCGACGTCCAGGGCAAAAAAGTGCTCATTCCCCGGGCTCGCGAAGCCCGGGACGTGCTGCCGGAAAAGCTCGCCGAGGCCGGCTGTTCCGTCACCGTGCTGCCGGTCTACGACACCCGGCCCGTGGACCAGGACCCGGCCGAACTGATCGAGGCGATCAAGGCCGGCGACATCCACTACGTCACCTTCACCTCGTCCTCCACCGTCAAAAACTTCTTCGCCCAGATCCCGGCCGAGGTGCTCAAAGCCTCGCAGGTCAAAACCGCCTGCATCGGTCCCATCACCGCCGCCACCCTGGCCGAATACGGCTTTACCCCGGACGTCAGCGCCGCCGCCTACACCGTGCCGGCCCTGGCCGAAGCCGTCATAGCCGACGCGAGACCGTCGTCATGA
- a CDS encoding decaprenyl-phosphate phosphoribosyltransferase, translating into MSKPASRPAAYIKLARPHQYIKNAFVFLPLFFGWKLTDPAALSSACLAFAAFCLAASAVYVVNDLKDIEEDRAHPTKRNRPLASGALTPGQGLAFAGVLLAGAAGLTALLGSGGFALILGGYLAINVLYSFALKHKSLIDLACIAIGFVLRVFAGGVVTGITPSHWIVLMTFLLALFLGFAKRRDDLLLSAAGCEKTRRSLDGYNLEFVTASMMLMAAVVIVSYILYTLSPEVIAKHGSDKLYLTAIFVILGVLRYLQITLVECKSGSPTLVLLRDGFIQASLVLWIVSFYLILYVERVRNP; encoded by the coding sequence ATGTCCAAGCCAGCGTCGCGGCCGGCAGCCTATATAAAGCTTGCCCGGCCGCACCAATACATCAAGAACGCCTTTGTCTTCCTGCCGCTCTTTTTCGGCTGGAAGCTGACCGACCCGGCGGCGCTCTCTAGCGCCTGTCTGGCCTTTGCCGCCTTTTGTCTGGCGGCCAGCGCCGTCTATGTCGTCAATGATTTAAAAGACATCGAGGAAGACCGGGCGCACCCGACCAAGCGCAACCGGCCCCTGGCGTCAGGCGCGCTGACTCCGGGCCAGGGGCTGGCCTTTGCCGGGGTGCTCCTGGCCGGCGCGGCCGGGCTGACGGCTTTGCTTGGGTCCGGCGGCTTTGCCCTGATCCTGGGCGGCTATCTGGCCATCAATGTCCTGTACAGTTTTGCCCTCAAGCACAAATCGCTCATTGATCTGGCCTGCATCGCCATTGGCTTCGTGCTGCGGGTGTTTGCCGGCGGCGTGGTCACCGGCATTACGCCGAGCCATTGGATCGTGCTCATGACCTTTTTGCTGGCGCTTTTTCTCGGCTTTGCCAAACGCCGCGACGACCTGCTCCTGTCCGCCGCCGGCTGCGAAAAAACGCGCCGGTCCCTTGACGGCTACAATCTGGAGTTCGTCACCGCCTCCATGATGCTCATGGCTGCGGTTGTCATCGTCAGCTACATCCTCTACACGCTTTCCCCCGAGGTCATTGCCAAGCATGGCTCGGACAAGTTGTACCTGACCGCGATTTTTGTGATCCTGGGCGTCCTTCGCTACTTGCAGATTACGCTTGTCGAGTGCAAAAGCGGTTCACCGACCCTGGTGCTCCTGCGCGACGGCTTCATCCAGGCCTCGCTGGTGCTTTGGATCGTCAGTTTCTACCTTATCCTGTATGTGGAGCGTGTCCGGAATCCATGA